One Bradyrhizobium manausense DNA segment encodes these proteins:
- a CDS encoding 2-dehydro-3-deoxygalactonokinase, whose translation MTEPAYVAVDWGTSSFRLWLVDRAGQVLAERRSDEGMLAAAKAGFPGVLQSHLTAVSAPAHVPVLVCGMAGAKTGWVEAGYVDTPAPLSAILEQAARVPGTARDIRILPGIAQRDAKSPDVMRGEETQLLGALGLDAAGEALVCMPGTHSKWVRVKDGTVAHFSTFMTGELFSVVSRETILSLAIAGAEEAQDARSFQAAVKAAFEAPAFAANLLFTARSRQLLFGGTPAAARETLSGTLIGAELAAGLSGAMPKAGITLIASGRLASLYRQAFDALSVIVNPIDADEAVRRGLSMAAAAIWTS comes from the coding sequence ATGACCGAACCCGCTTACGTCGCGGTGGACTGGGGCACCAGCAGCTTCCGGCTCTGGCTGGTCGATCGCGCCGGCCAGGTGCTGGCCGAGCGCCGCAGCGATGAGGGCATGCTGGCGGCGGCCAAGGCCGGCTTCCCCGGCGTGCTGCAATCGCACCTCACCGCCGTCAGCGCGCCGGCTCATGTGCCGGTTCTGGTCTGCGGCATGGCCGGGGCCAAGACCGGCTGGGTCGAGGCCGGCTACGTCGACACGCCAGCGCCCTTGTCCGCGATCCTCGAGCAGGCCGCCCGCGTGCCGGGCACGGCGCGCGACATCCGCATCCTGCCGGGCATCGCGCAACGCGACGCCAAGTCGCCGGACGTGATGCGCGGCGAGGAGACGCAATTGCTCGGCGCCCTCGGCCTCGACGCTGCGGGCGAGGCGCTGGTTTGCATGCCCGGCACCCATTCGAAATGGGTGCGGGTCAAGGACGGCACGGTCGCGCATTTCTCGACCTTCATGACCGGCGAGCTCTTCAGCGTCGTGTCGCGCGAAACGATCTTGTCGCTCGCAATCGCCGGCGCCGAGGAGGCCCAGGATGCCAGGAGCTTCCAGGCGGCGGTGAAAGCCGCGTTCGAGGCGCCTGCGTTCGCCGCAAACCTCCTGTTCACCGCAAGGTCACGTCAGCTGCTGTTCGGCGGCACGCCCGCCGCAGCGCGCGAGACTCTGTCGGGCACGTTGATCGGCGCGGAGCTCGCGGCAGGCCTTTCCGGCGCAATGCCAAAGGCCGGCATCACGCTGATCGCGTCGGGCCGGTTGGCTTCTCTGTACCGGCAGGCGTTCGACGCGCTGTCGGTTATCGTGAACCCGATCGATGCCGATGAAGCGGTGCGCCGCGGCCTTTCGATGGCCGCTGCCGCGATCTGGACCAGTTAG
- a CDS encoding LLM class flavin-dependent oxidoreductase yields MEIGYFTMPSHPPECGLKEGHDWDLQVLRWLDELGYQEAWIGEHHTAPWEPNPTPDLLIAQALMQTKNIRIGPGGFLLPYHHPAELANRVAMLDHLSEGRLNFGVAASGLPSDWAMFNVDGMSGQNRDMTREALEIILKLWTEPAPFTHKGKFWTVTKPDTMFDFLKPHIKPLQAPHPPIGVAGLSKNSDTLKLAGERGFIPMSLNLNPAYVSSHWDSVEIGAAKTGRKPNRQDWRLVREVFVADTDEEAWKLSTGDMMGRMMSEYFLPLLGHFGFKDYLKHAPDVPDSDVTVEYCAKRNWIVGSPATVAEKIEKIYDEVGGFGVLCVFGFDYKHKPEAWHHSLSLLKNEVMPRLKHLGSAQKAA; encoded by the coding sequence ATGGAGATCGGCTATTTCACGATGCCTTCGCATCCGCCGGAGTGCGGCCTGAAGGAAGGACATGATTGGGACCTGCAGGTCCTGCGCTGGCTCGACGAGCTCGGCTACCAGGAGGCCTGGATCGGCGAGCACCACACCGCGCCGTGGGAACCCAATCCCACGCCGGACCTGCTGATCGCGCAAGCCCTGATGCAGACCAAGAATATTCGCATCGGACCAGGCGGCTTCCTGCTGCCCTATCACCACCCGGCCGAGCTGGCCAACCGCGTCGCGATGCTCGACCATCTCTCCGAGGGCCGGCTCAATTTCGGCGTCGCGGCGAGCGGCCTGCCGAGCGACTGGGCGATGTTCAACGTCGACGGCATGAGCGGGCAGAACCGCGACATGACCCGCGAGGCGCTGGAAATCATCCTCAAGCTCTGGACTGAACCTGCCCCCTTCACCCACAAAGGCAAATTCTGGACGGTGACCAAGCCGGACACGATGTTCGATTTCCTCAAGCCGCACATCAAGCCGCTGCAGGCGCCGCATCCGCCGATCGGCGTTGCCGGGCTCTCGAAGAATTCGGACACGCTGAAGCTTGCGGGCGAGCGCGGCTTCATCCCGATGAGCCTCAACCTCAACCCGGCCTATGTCTCCAGCCATTGGGATTCGGTCGAGATCGGCGCCGCGAAAACCGGCCGCAAGCCGAACCGGCAGGACTGGCGCCTGGTGCGCGAGGTCTTCGTCGCCGACACCGACGAGGAGGCCTGGAAGCTCTCCACCGGCGACATGATGGGCCGGATGATGAGTGAGTACTTCCTTCCGTTGCTCGGCCATTTCGGCTTCAAGGACTATCTGAAGCACGCGCCCGACGTGCCCGATAGCGACGTCACCGTCGAATATTGCGCCAAGCGGAACTGGATCGTCGGCTCGCCGGCCACCGTCGCCGAGAAGATCGAGAAGATCTACGACGAGGTCGGCGGCTTCGGCGTGCTCTGCGTGTTCGGCTTTGACTACAAGCACAAGCCGGAAGCCTGGCACCACTCGCTCTCGCTGCTCAAGAACGAGGTGATGCCGCGCCTGAAGCATCTCGGCTCCGCGCAGAAGGCGGCTTGA
- a CDS encoding flavin reductase family protein — translation MTVDAKPLDAKDFKQAMRQCAGAVALVTVGAEHGKRTGLTVTSACSLSDNPPSLIVCVNRNASAHTRIREEGAFAINFLHEDHALLALTFSGQKGVNGDDRFAFGQWTRGETGAPVLTDAVAAFDCVLAQEFETKTHSIFVGEVRGATHLATATPLVYLRSSFHTPQEMRETVSVGDLDSRHLSWTDFS, via the coding sequence GTGACGGTCGATGCCAAGCCTCTCGACGCAAAGGATTTCAAGCAGGCGATGCGCCAATGCGCCGGCGCGGTTGCGCTGGTCACCGTCGGTGCCGAGCATGGCAAGCGCACCGGACTGACGGTGACCTCGGCCTGCTCGCTGTCGGACAATCCGCCGTCGCTGATCGTCTGCGTCAACCGCAACGCCAGTGCGCACACCCGCATCCGCGAGGAAGGCGCCTTCGCGATCAACTTCCTGCACGAGGATCACGCCCTGCTGGCGCTCACCTTCAGCGGCCAGAAGGGCGTCAACGGCGACGATCGTTTTGCCTTCGGCCAGTGGACGCGCGGTGAAACGGGCGCGCCGGTGCTGACCGATGCTGTCGCCGCGTTCGACTGCGTGCTGGCGCAAGAGTTCGAGACCAAGACGCACTCGATCTTCGTCGGCGAGGTACGTGGCGCGACACATTTGGCCACGGCGACGCCGCTGGTCTACTTGCGCAGCAGTTTCCACACGCCGCAGGAGATGCGCGAGACCGTTTCAGTCGGCGACCTCGATTCGCGGCATCTGAGCTGGACGGATTTTTCGTAA
- a CDS encoding sigma-54-dependent Fis family transcriptional regulator, with protein MASLSASNHVARVLSVANHVADVDASSRIENSWRRCLISHKLDPARQGPPQTLTESEVRHVAEPLEETIRLLTPELDDLARVLRDAGYCVNLADVNATMLFSRLPAEADARMFMDWKIYTGSNFAETFEGTNGLGTCLAEQKPILVHRDEHFRAQWHMFSCAVAPLFDQAGRLAGAINITSCREDLERAAHQLALSVTMEATRRMEGAIFRDHFRSAWIATVPGDGGSGLLAYDDDRRIVGACRSARALLGLTDGLIASGIDLSRYIKLDHARNADEFVELRRADGRPLGQSHVSPPQRVKSATLRRDAPVDRFDALYRLAGRDPGLVKSVKRLRSIGDHNLPVLLHGETGVGKDVFARAIHAASNRSRNNYVALNCAAMPESLIDAELFGYEAGAFTGARRDGSKGLIVQADGGTLFLDEIGDMPIALQTRLLRVLENREVWPLGALKPVPVDIRLISATHRDLGRMAEEGAFRADLYFRLRGMEVRLPALRERADRDDIIRQIAREEAPNCRLSQEAWAQLAAYPYPGNMRQLRHVLRLAGCTAEDGVIMDADLDLPPFGGRTAQADLEAAERATIIEVLRKHGGRVTEAARALKLSRATLYRKIKQLKIETAQ; from the coding sequence ATGGCCAGCCTTTCGGCCTCGAACCATGTCGCCCGTGTCTTGTCCGTGGCCAATCACGTGGCCGACGTCGATGCATCTTCGCGTATCGAGAACTCATGGCGGCGCTGCCTGATCAGCCACAAGCTCGATCCCGCCCGGCAGGGGCCGCCGCAGACGCTCACCGAGTCCGAGGTCCGTCACGTCGCTGAGCCGCTGGAGGAGACCATCCGGCTGCTCACGCCCGAGCTCGACGATCTCGCCCGCGTGCTGCGGGACGCCGGCTATTGCGTCAATCTGGCGGACGTGAACGCGACCATGCTGTTCAGCCGGCTGCCGGCCGAGGCCGACGCACGGATGTTCATGGACTGGAAGATCTATACCGGCTCGAACTTCGCCGAGACGTTTGAAGGCACCAACGGGCTGGGGACTTGCCTCGCGGAGCAGAAGCCGATCCTGGTGCATCGCGACGAGCATTTTCGTGCCCAGTGGCACATGTTCTCCTGCGCCGTCGCGCCGCTGTTCGACCAGGCCGGGCGTCTCGCCGGTGCGATCAACATCACCTCGTGCCGCGAGGATCTCGAGCGGGCCGCGCATCAGCTTGCGCTCTCGGTGACCATGGAAGCGACGCGGCGGATGGAGGGCGCGATCTTCCGCGATCATTTCCGCAGCGCCTGGATCGCGACCGTGCCGGGCGATGGCGGCAGCGGCCTGCTCGCCTATGACGACGATCGCCGCATTGTCGGCGCCTGCCGCTCGGCGCGCGCCTTGCTGGGCCTTACCGACGGACTGATCGCTTCAGGCATCGATCTGTCGCGCTACATCAAGCTCGACCATGCGCGCAACGCGGACGAGTTCGTCGAATTGCGTCGCGCCGATGGCCGTCCGCTCGGGCAAAGCCATGTCTCCCCTCCGCAGCGCGTCAAGTCCGCCACGCTACGCCGTGATGCGCCCGTCGATCGCTTCGATGCGCTGTATCGGCTCGCTGGCCGCGATCCGGGCCTGGTCAAGAGCGTGAAGCGCTTGCGGAGCATCGGCGATCACAATTTGCCGGTGCTGCTGCATGGCGAGACCGGCGTCGGCAAGGATGTGTTCGCGCGCGCGATTCATGCGGCGAGCAACAGGTCCCGCAACAACTACGTCGCGCTGAATTGCGCGGCGATGCCGGAGAGCCTGATCGATGCCGAGCTGTTTGGTTACGAGGCCGGCGCCTTCACCGGCGCGCGCCGCGACGGCTCGAAGGGTCTGATCGTGCAGGCCGACGGCGGCACGCTGTTCCTCGATGAGATCGGCGACATGCCGATCGCGCTGCAGACGCGGCTCTTGCGCGTGCTCGAAAACCGCGAGGTCTGGCCGCTCGGTGCGCTCAAGCCGGTGCCGGTGGATATCCGCTTGATCAGCGCCACCCATCGCGATCTCGGCCGCATGGCGGAGGAGGGGGCTTTCCGCGCCGACCTCTATTTCCGCCTGCGCGGCATGGAGGTGCGGCTGCCGGCCTTGCGCGAGCGCGCGGACCGGGATGACATCATCCGCCAGATCGCGCGCGAGGAGGCGCCGAACTGCCGCCTCTCACAGGAGGCCTGGGCGCAACTCGCGGCCTATCCCTACCCCGGCAACATGCGCCAACTGCGCCATGTACTGCGGCTCGCCGGCTGCACGGCGGAGGATGGCGTGATCATGGATGCCGATCTCGATCTGCCGCCGTTTGGTGGCCGGACAGCGCAGGCCGATCTCGAAGCGGCCGAGCGCGCCACGATCATCGAGGTACTCCGCAAGCACGGCGGCCGCGTGACGGAGGCAGCGCGTGCGCTGAAGCTCAGCCGCGCGACACTGTACCGGAAGATCAAGCAGCTGAAGATCGAGACAGCGCAGTAG
- a CDS encoding acetyl-CoA carboxylase family protein: MPFKKLLIANRGEIAIRIARAAADAGIATVAIHPADDALSLHVRVADDAVEIAGRGARAYLDIEAVVKAAKGAGCDAVHPGYGFLSENAAFAKACADAGIVFVGPKPAALELFGDKVAARQLARRCGVPIIAGTSGPSSLDEIAAFFTSLGNNAAIVIKAMAGGGGRGMRVVENASDIAEAYARCQSEAKAAFGFDGVYAERLIRQARHIEVQIIGDHHGAISHLWERECTIQRRHQKLIEVAPSPSLGDALRGRIIEAARQLATAASYDNLGTFEFLVDGTADDSFAFIEANPRLQVEHTVTEEVLGLDLVRAQLAIAGGASLASLGLAQGAIPKPRGYAMQLRVNMETLDVSGATHPTGGVLAVFEPPSGPGVRVDSFGYAGYKTSAAFDSLLAKVVVHTPGEAWHDVVAKASRALREFRIDGVITNMAFLQAVLAHPDFRTNRIATDFIDRNIAKLVEAADGAAKPLYFAAVERGGAHAAEANVAQAVPEGAVAVAAPLQGTIVAIQVREGEIVRPGQQLAVIESMKMEHLVMAEQGGRVTKLIAGDGVTLLHGEPIMYLEPLDVAADHVAAEADIDLDHIRPDLAELIARQANTLDANRPASVERRRNTNQRSARENVDQLVDDGSFMEYGSLAIAAQRRRRKLDDLIKNTPADGLVMGVATVNAEKFGGDAARCIVVAYDYTVLAGTQGHMNHKKIDRMLTLAEDWRVPLVFYAEGGGGRPGDTDRLGMTGLDGPSFVQFARLSGLVPVIGIVSGYCFAGNAAMLGCCDVIIATRNASIGMGGPAMIEGGGLGVYHPAEVGPVSFQSPNGVIDIVVEDEEEATSVAQKYLSYFQGAVSDWEAADQRLLRRAIPENRLRVYDIRSVIDLVADKDSVLELRRDYGVGMITALIRIEGKPFGLIANNPRHLGGAIDADAGDKAARFLQLCDAFDLPIVSLCDTPGFMVGPEAEKTAIVRHVSRMFVTGASLTVPLFGIVLRKGYGLGAQSMIGGGFHASFFTAAWPTGEFGGMGLEGYVRLGFRKEMEAIADPEERETYYRNKVAELYANGKAVSIASVFEIDNVIDPAETRRWITAGLRSVPKPPARTEKKRPCIDTW; the protein is encoded by the coding sequence ATGCCGTTCAAGAAGCTCCTGATCGCCAATCGCGGCGAGATTGCCATCCGCATTGCGCGCGCCGCGGCCGACGCCGGCATCGCAACGGTTGCGATCCATCCGGCTGACGACGCGTTGTCGCTGCATGTGCGCGTCGCCGATGACGCCGTGGAGATCGCCGGCCGTGGCGCGCGGGCCTATCTCGACATCGAAGCTGTGGTGAAGGCGGCGAAGGGCGCCGGTTGCGATGCCGTGCATCCCGGCTACGGCTTCCTCAGCGAGAACGCGGCGTTTGCAAAAGCCTGCGCAGATGCGGGCATCGTCTTCGTCGGGCCGAAGCCGGCCGCGCTGGAATTGTTCGGCGACAAGGTCGCCGCGCGGCAACTGGCAAGGCGTTGCGGCGTGCCGATCATTGCCGGCACCAGCGGACCGTCGTCGCTCGACGAGATCGCGGCGTTCTTCACTTCGCTCGGCAACAACGCGGCGATCGTGATCAAGGCGATGGCCGGCGGCGGCGGCCGCGGCATGCGCGTCGTCGAGAACGCATCAGATATCGCGGAAGCTTATGCGCGCTGCCAGTCCGAGGCCAAGGCGGCGTTTGGTTTCGACGGTGTCTACGCTGAACGTCTGATCCGCCAAGCGCGGCATATCGAGGTGCAGATCATCGGCGATCATCACGGTGCGATCTCGCATCTCTGGGAGCGCGAGTGCACCATCCAGCGCCGGCACCAGAAGCTGATCGAGGTGGCGCCGAGCCCCTCGCTGGGCGACGCCTTGCGCGGCCGCATCATCGAGGCTGCCAGGCAGCTCGCGACGGCTGCGTCGTATGACAATCTCGGCACCTTCGAATTTCTGGTCGACGGCACCGCCGACGACAGCTTTGCCTTCATCGAGGCCAATCCGCGGCTCCAGGTCGAGCATACCGTGACGGAAGAGGTGCTCGGCCTCGACCTCGTCCGCGCCCAGCTCGCGATTGCCGGGGGCGCATCGCTGGCCTCCCTCGGCCTCGCGCAGGGCGCCATACCGAAGCCGCGCGGCTATGCGATGCAGCTCCGCGTCAACATGGAGACGCTGGACGTGTCAGGCGCGACGCATCCGACCGGCGGCGTGCTTGCGGTGTTCGAGCCGCCGTCAGGCCCCGGCGTCCGCGTCGATAGTTTTGGCTATGCGGGCTACAAGACCAGCGCGGCGTTCGACTCGCTGCTGGCCAAGGTCGTCGTTCACACGCCGGGCGAGGCCTGGCACGATGTCGTGGCGAAGGCCTCGCGCGCCTTGCGCGAATTCCGGATCGACGGCGTGATCACCAACATGGCTTTCCTCCAGGCGGTGCTGGCGCATCCCGACTTCAGGACCAATCGCATCGCGACCGACTTCATCGACCGCAACATCGCAAAACTCGTCGAGGCCGCCGACGGTGCGGCCAAGCCGCTCTACTTTGCAGCGGTCGAACGCGGTGGCGCACACGCCGCTGAAGCAAACGTCGCGCAAGCCGTGCCCGAAGGCGCGGTAGCCGTCGCTGCGCCTCTGCAAGGGACCATCGTCGCCATCCAGGTCAGGGAAGGCGAGATCGTGCGCCCCGGCCAGCAGCTCGCCGTGATCGAGTCCATGAAGATGGAGCATCTGGTCATGGCCGAGCAGGGTGGCCGCGTGACGAAACTCATCGCCGGCGACGGCGTCACGCTGCTGCATGGTGAGCCGATCATGTATCTGGAGCCGCTCGACGTCGCAGCCGATCACGTGGCGGCGGAAGCGGACATCGATCTCGACCACATCCGTCCTGATCTGGCCGAGCTGATCGCACGCCAGGCCAACACGCTGGATGCGAACCGCCCGGCCTCGGTCGAGCGCCGCCGCAACACCAACCAGCGCAGCGCGCGCGAGAACGTCGACCAACTGGTCGACGACGGCTCATTCATGGAATATGGCAGCCTCGCGATCGCGGCCCAGCGGCGCCGGCGCAAGCTCGACGACCTCATCAAGAATACGCCGGCCGACGGCCTCGTCATGGGCGTCGCCACCGTCAACGCCGAGAAGTTCGGCGGCGACGCCGCGCGCTGCATCGTCGTGGCCTATGACTACACGGTGCTCGCAGGCACGCAGGGCCACATGAACCACAAGAAGATCGACCGCATGCTCACGCTTGCGGAGGACTGGCGTGTGCCGCTGGTGTTTTACGCGGAGGGCGGCGGCGGGCGGCCGGGCGATACCGACCGGCTTGGCATGACCGGCCTCGATGGGCCATCGTTCGTGCAGTTCGCAAGGCTTTCCGGTCTTGTGCCTGTCATTGGAATCGTCTCCGGTTATTGCTTCGCCGGCAACGCGGCGATGCTCGGCTGCTGCGACGTCATCATCGCGACCAGGAACGCCTCGATCGGCATGGGCGGCCCCGCCATGATCGAAGGCGGCGGGCTCGGCGTCTATCATCCGGCCGAGGTCGGCCCGGTCTCCTTCCAGTCCCCGAACGGCGTCATCGACATCGTGGTCGAGGATGAGGAAGAGGCGACCTCTGTCGCGCAGAAATATCTGTCCTACTTCCAGGGGGCGGTCAGCGACTGGGAGGCCGCGGACCAACGCCTGCTCCGCCGCGCCATCCCGGAGAATCGCCTGCGCGTCTACGACATCCGCAGCGTGATCGATCTCGTCGCCGACAAGGACAGCGTGCTGGAGCTGCGCCGCGATTACGGCGTCGGCATGATCACCGCCCTGATCCGCATCGAGGGCAAGCCGTTCGGCCTGATCGCCAACAATCCGCGTCATCTCGGCGGCGCGATCGACGCCGACGCCGGCGACAAGGCCGCGCGCTTCCTTCAGTTGTGCGATGCCTTCGATCTGCCGATCGTTTCGCTCTGCGACACGCCTGGCTTCATGGTCGGTCCGGAAGCCGAGAAGACGGCGATCGTGCGCCACGTCTCGCGCATGTTTGTCACGGGCGCGAGCCTCACCGTGCCGCTGTTCGGCATTGTGCTGCGCAAGGGCTATGGACTGGGCGCGCAGTCGATGATCGGCGGCGGCTTCCACGCCTCCTTCTTCACCGCGGCCTGGCCGACCGGCGAGTTCGGCGGCATGGGTCTGGAGGGTTATGTCCGCCTCGGCTTCCGCAAGGAGATGGAGGCGATCGCCGATCCCGAGGAGCGCGAGACCTATTACCGCAACAAGGTCGCCGAGCTCTATGCCAACGGAAAGGCGGTCTCGATCGCCTCGGTGTTCGAGATCGACAATGTCATCGACCCCGCCGAGACGCGGCGCTGGATCACTGCGGGCCTCCGCTCGGTGCCGAAACCGCCGGCGCGGACGGAAAAGAAGCGGCCGTGCATCGATACGTGGTGA
- a CDS encoding AMP-binding protein has translation MSAGLNEQDYLATLRGLWEKAWPRGMPRSPNYLHGEVPLTEYLRAWAKHSPARPAVIFYGHVTTYADLDQQSDRFAALLREKGVRKGDRVAVFLPNCPQFHIVFFGILKLGAVHVPVSPLSRAFELAYELTDTKAEVIVALDQLIPVVEQVRGEVSLREIIVTSFADVVPATPAFPTPESICTPRIAISGATDLLPALSAMSAVAPLPPPGLDEIAALNYTGGTTGMPKGCVHTHRDMVYTAAANYGISVLSDESSVFLSFFPEFWIAGENFGLIFPLFSGGTLILLARWDAVGAMAAIDKYKVTITAMPVDGAVELMDHPRWSEFDLSSLKQVRVVSFVKKLNADYRKRWKELTGTILMEAAWGMTETHTSNTFTAGFQDDDFDLNNQPIFVGLPVPGAEFKITDFETGALLPLGTEGEIRVRTPSLLKSYWNKPEATAESLIDGWLRTGDIGNIDKDGFLHFLGRRKEMLKVKGMSVFPPEIEALLGQHPKVLGSGVVGRDDPDKGQVPVAYIQLKPEAVGTISAEDLRAWCAERMAVYKVPEVRIIDALPLTATGKVKKQDLNPNQPASV, from the coding sequence ATGAGTGCAGGCCTCAACGAACAGGACTACCTCGCCACCCTTCGCGGCCTGTGGGAGAAGGCCTGGCCCAGGGGTATGCCGCGTTCGCCGAACTATCTGCACGGCGAAGTGCCGCTCACGGAATATCTGCGGGCCTGGGCGAAGCATAGCCCCGCGCGTCCAGCGGTGATCTTCTACGGGCACGTCACGACTTATGCCGATCTCGACCAGCAGAGCGATCGCTTTGCGGCGCTATTGCGAGAGAAGGGCGTGCGCAAGGGCGATCGTGTCGCCGTCTTCCTGCCGAACTGTCCGCAATTCCACATCGTGTTCTTCGGCATTCTGAAGCTCGGTGCGGTTCATGTTCCCGTGAGCCCGCTGTCGCGTGCATTCGAGCTGGCCTACGAGCTCACCGACACCAAGGCCGAGGTGATCGTGGCACTGGACCAACTCATCCCCGTCGTCGAGCAAGTCAGGGGCGAGGTCAGTCTGCGCGAGATCATCGTCACGAGCTTTGCCGATGTCGTGCCGGCAACGCCGGCATTCCCGACCCCGGAATCGATCTGCACGCCGCGCATCGCGATCTCCGGCGCGACGGACCTGTTGCCGGCGCTCTCCGCAATGTCCGCGGTGGCCCCGTTGCCGCCGCCCGGCCTCGATGAGATCGCCGCGCTCAACTACACCGGCGGCACCACGGGCATGCCCAAGGGCTGTGTCCATACCCATCGCGACATGGTCTATACGGCCGCCGCCAATTACGGCATCTCGGTGCTGTCGGACGAGAGCAGCGTCTTCCTGTCGTTCTTTCCGGAGTTCTGGATTGCCGGCGAGAATTTCGGCCTGATCTTCCCACTGTTCTCCGGCGGGACGCTGATCCTGCTGGCGCGCTGGGACGCCGTTGGTGCAATGGCCGCGATCGACAAATACAAGGTCACGATCACGGCGATGCCGGTCGACGGTGCGGTCGAGCTGATGGACCATCCGCGCTGGAGCGAATTTGATCTGTCGTCGCTGAAGCAGGTCCGCGTGGTCTCTTTCGTCAAGAAGCTCAATGCCGACTATCGCAAGCGCTGGAAGGAGCTCACCGGCACGATCCTGATGGAAGCGGCCTGGGGCATGACGGAGACCCACACCTCCAACACCTTTACGGCGGGCTTCCAGGACGACGATTTCGATCTCAACAATCAGCCGATCTTCGTCGGGCTGCCGGTCCCAGGCGCCGAGTTCAAGATCACCGATTTCGAAACCGGCGCGTTGTTGCCGCTCGGCACGGAAGGCGAGATCCGCGTGCGGACGCCGTCGCTGCTCAAGAGCTACTGGAACAAGCCCGAGGCGACCGCGGAGTCGCTGATCGACGGCTGGCTGCGCACCGGCGACATCGGCAACATCGACAAGGACGGTTTCCTGCACTTCCTCGGCCGTCGCAAGGAGATGCTGAAAGTCAAAGGCATGAGCGTGTTTCCGCCGGAGATCGAGGCACTGCTCGGCCAGCATCCGAAAGTGCTGGGCTCGGGCGTGGTCGGGCGCGACGACCCCGACAAGGGGCAGGTGCCGGTGGCCTATATCCAGCTCAAGCCGGAGGCGGTCGGCACCATCTCCGCCGAGGACCTGCGTGCCTGGTGCGCCGAGCGCATGGCCGTCTACAAGGTTCCGGAGGTGCGCATCATCGACGCGTTGCCGCTGACGGCGACTGGTAAGGTAAAGAAGCAGGACCTCAACCCGAACCAGCCTGCCTCAGTCTGA